In the Setaria italica strain Yugu1 chromosome VI, Setaria_italica_v2.0, whole genome shotgun sequence genome, one interval contains:
- the LOC101780987 gene encoding uncharacterized protein LOC101780987, whose protein sequence is MAAAEARAAWQRAANRCLVQEDRKRAPKLACYPSSAEQQHGTNNGSCRHSEDHPISNFMPLSWNPMNSNLPPDVRWWVQLQPSFGIQKDLASERQCCLSRKIDEKKVEDSAPKPKHEETLLCEAADTSTEKSGDIFEPPWMVSSAFMKYSPETGLEELKTVGRYSQASKCSETASNCLYNDNEFPDFECIDPAPLKNPEKANFDMDVPWKEGEKTQPWWQIADENELALLVAEKAMQHIENCDLPRPTQTVPVHRTESYTRKNIGDYGGPSSPAGRVSHPVPGQCDHVKCSYSTGSTDELDLFKGNGVWEEHGRNDPFSVSQDFSSSSTTGSESKQTLQNVSERDKILEALRHSQTRAREAELAAKKADNEKDDIIKLLFRQASHLFACNQWLKIMQLENIVLQLKHKEHSIASIIPELPWMSLKEKPAQGQEQKDWTRRKGRRQKKGGGFFDAILFAVGLGLAGAGFLLGWTLGWLLPQL, encoded by the exons ATGGCTGCTGCCGAAGCGAGGGCTGCCTGGCAACGTGCTGCAAACCGTTGCCTGGTTCAGGAGGACAGAAAGAGAGCCCCAAAACTAGCCTGCTATCCATCGTCGGCTGAACAACAACACGGTACAAACAATGGGAGCTGTAGACATTCTGAAGATCATCCCATCTCCAATTTCATGCCTTTGAGCTGGAATCCCATGAATTCTAATCTGCCACCAGATGTTAGATGGTGGGTTCAGTTACAGCCAAGTTTTGGGATCCAGAAGGATCTTGCTAGTGAGCGGCAATGTTGTTTGAGCAGGAAAATTGATGAGAAGAAAGTGGAGGATTCAGCACCAAAGCCTAAACATGAGGAAACTTTACTTTGCGAAGCAGCTGACACTAGCACTGAGAAGAGTGGTGATATTTTTGAGCCTCCATGGATGGTTTCATCAGCCTTCATGAAGTATTCTCCTGAAACAGGCTTGGAAGAACTGAAGACTGTTGGTCGCTATTCTCAAGCGTCTAAGTGCAGCGAAACTGCCAGCAATTGTTTGTACAATGATAATGAATTCCCTGATTTTGAATGTATTGACCCAGCACCTTTGAAGAACCCAGAGAAGGCTAATTTTGATATGGATGTACCTTGGAAAGAAGGTGAAAAGACTCAACCATGGTGGCAAATCGCTGATGAGAATGAGCTCGCTTTACTGGTCGCTGAAAAAGCAATGCAGCACATTGAGAATTGTGATCTGCCAAGACCTACCCAGACAGTACCTGTTCACAGGACAGAATCATATACTCGCAAAAATATAGGTGATTATGGGGGGCCATCATCTCCTGCAGGAAGAGTGTCACATCCTGTTCCTGGACAATGTGACCATGTCAAGTGTAGCTATAGCACAGGAAGCACAGATGAGCTGGATTTGTTCAAGGGTAATGGAGTTTGGGAAGAGCACGGAAGGAATGATCCATTCAG TGTGTCGCAAGATTTTTCTAGCAGTAGCACTACCGGATCAGAAAGCAAACAAACACTACAGAATGTATCGGAGCGGGATAAGATCTTGGAGGCACTTCGCCACTCACAAACCCGTGCTAGGGAAGCTGAGTTGGCTGCCAAGAAAGCGGACAACGAGAAAGATGATATCATCAAGCTTTTGTTCCGACAGGCCTCACATCTCTTCGCATGCAATCAGTGGCTGAAGATAATGCAGCTGGAGAATATTGTCCTCCAGCTCAAGCACAAAGAGCATTCGATAGCATCCATCATACCTGAGCTTCCATGGATGTCCCTGAAGGAGAAGCCTGCACAGGGTCAAGAGCAGAAAGATTGGACTAGGAGGAAAGGTAGAAGGCAGAAGAAGGGAGGCGGCTTCTTTGACGCGATCTTATTTGCGGTCGGGTTAGGTCTTGCTGGCGCCGGGTTTCTTCTTGGTTGGACCCTGGGTTGGCTGTTGCCACAGTTGTAG
- the LOC101781395 gene encoding protein HOTHEAD produces MDLISRRVVFKALVFLCFIRSSQGRDHFTKLNLPTFLEASRFPTFQYEAYDYIIVGGGTAGCPLAATLSQKYKVLLLERGGSPYGNRNITLLENFHICLADVSPESPSQGFISTDGVINARAKVLGGGTCINAGFYSRAKPSFVQQAGWDEELVNQSYPWVEERIVHWPKVAPWQAALRDGLLEAGVSPYNGYTYDHLYGTKVGGTIFDETGYRHTAADLLAAGNPNNLRVLLYARVNKIVFNTKQGHRKPRAIGVQFKDENGRHHQAFLREKRGSEIIVSAGAIGSPQLLMLSGIGPRNELKKHNISVTLRNEHVGKGMSDNPMNSIFVPMKNPTKQSLIETVGITDAGVFIEASSGFSQTDDSIHCHHGIMSAEIGQLSTIPPKKRSFDAIQKYVDNKYSLPKEVFDGGFILEKIDGPLSTGNLVLVDTDVDSNPSVTFNYFQHPKDLSRCVYGIKTIEKILKTNHFTNLTANGAGYPMETLLNMSVSANINLIPKHTDDTTSLEQFCRDTVTTIWHYHGGCHVGKVVDQQYRVIGISGLRVVDGSTLFRSPGTNPQATVLMMGRYMGVKILRERLGRAAGV; encoded by the exons TCATCAGATCATCTCAAG GAAGAGATCATTTCACCAAACTGAATCTCCCTACCTTCCTGGAGGCAAGCAGGTTCCCCACATTTCAGTATGAGGCATATGACTACATCATTGTCGGCGGGGGCACTGCTGGATGCCCACTGGCAGCGACGCTGTCCCAGAAGTACAAGGTACTCCTGCTGGAGAGAGGTGGGTCTCCATACGGCAACCGCAATATCACCTTACTGGAGAACTTCCATATTTGCTTGGCCGATGTTTCGCCAGAATCACCATCACAAGGTTTTATCTCCACCGATGGTGTGATCAATGCCCGTGCAAAGGTGCTGGGTGGTGGAACCTGTATCAATGCTGGCTTCTACAGCCGGGCAAAACCAAG TTTCGTGCAGCAGGCAGGCTGGGATGAAGAGCTAGTCAACCAGTCCTACCCTTGGGTTGAAGAGAGGATTGTTCATTGGCCCAAAGTCGCACCTTGGCAAGCTGCACTGCGGGATGGGCTGCTGGAAGCAGGGGTTTCACCGTACAATGGATATACTTATGACCATCTCTATGGAACCAAGGTTGGGGGCACCATATTTGATGAGACTGGGTACCGGCACACGGCTGCTGACCTCCTTGCTGCCGGAAATCCTAACAACCTTAGGGTGCTGCTTTATGCTAGGGTCAACAAAATAGTTTTCAACACGAAACAAG GGCATAGGAAGCCAAGGGCTATTGGAGTTCAATTCAAAGATGAGAACGGCAGGCACCACCAAGCCTTCCTCAGAGAAAAAAGGGGTAGTGAGATAATTGTTTCTGCCGGTGCAATTGGCAGCCCACAGCTTTTGATGCTCAGTGGAATCGGACCAAGGAATGAACTTAAGAAGCACAATATTTCTGTAACCCTCCGCAATGAACATGTCGGTAAAGGAATGTCAGATAATCCAATGAACTCGATCTTTGTACCTATGAAGAACCCGACAAAGCAATCTCTGATTGAAACTGTCGGAATAACTGATGCTGGTGTGTTTATTGAAGCCAGCAGTGGATTCAGCCAGACAGATGATAGCATCCACTGCCATCATGGAATCATGTCCGCAGAG ATTGGGCAGCTATCAACAATTCCACCAAAGAAAAGAAGTTTTGATGCAATCCAAAAGTATGTAGATAACAAATATAGCCTACCCAAAGAAGTATTTGATGGAGGTTTCATTCTTGAGAAGATCGATGGCCCCCTGTCTACTGGCAATTTAGTACTTGTGGACACTGATGTTGATAGCAACCCCAGCGTCACCTTCAACTATTTCCAGCATCCAAAGGATCTCAGCCGATGTGTCTACGGGATAAAAACCATCGAGAAAATACTTAAGACAAACCATTTTACTAACCTTACTGCCAATGGTGCTGGATATCCAATGGAAACGCTGCTCAATATGAGCGTATCAGCTAACATAAACTTGATACCAAAGCACACGGACGACACCACATCGTTGGAGCAGTTTTGCAGGGACACAGTAACAACCATCTGGCATTACCATGGTGGATGCCATGTAGGCAAGGTGGTTGATCAACAGTACCGGGTGATTGGCATCTCAGGCCTGCGTGTGGTTGATGGGTCAACCTTATTTAGATCACCAGGAACAAACCCACAAGCTACAGTCCTGATGATGGGCAG ATACATGGGGGTGAAGATTCTAAGGGAAAGATTAGGACGAGCAGCAGGAGTATAA